A single window of Syntrophales bacterium DNA harbors:
- the clpB gene encoding ATP-dependent chaperone ClpB: MRFDKFTLKLQEAFQQAQSLAATEGHQGIEVEHIVLALMEQPEGIVPEILKKIGSDLKRVESELRKALKAMPSVSGQAAGQRYITPRLNGVMDRAFAEAERLQDEYVSVEHVLMAVVDGDSGPAAQILKGQGVTKDALLKMLVDIRGGQRITDQNPEDKYQALKRFARDFNDAARKGKFDPVIGRDDEIRRVMQVLSRRTKNNPVLIGEPGVGKTAIVEGLAQRIVNGDVPESLKDKQVVGLDMGALVAGAKYRGEFEDRLKAVLKEVTEADGRIILFIDELHTVVGAGAAEGAVDASNMLKPALARGELRCVGATTLNEYRKYIEKDAALERRFQPILVQEPSVEDTIAILRGLKERYEVHHGVRIMDSAIVAAATLSDRYISDRFLPDKAVDLIDESASRLRIELDSLPAEIDAIERKIMQLEIERESLKKESDTASKERLSKLEKEIEDLKKSRDGMKESWLREKEAIKAIQTIKEQQEELKTEEQNAQREGNLARAAEIRYGTLVQLNTELEARLKELGELQAEGKTLKEEVDADDVAEVVAKWTGIPVNRMMESDIQKLLHMEERLSLRVVGQDEAISVVSRALRRAHSGLQDPNRPIGSFIFMGPTGVGKTELSKALAEFMFDDEHAMIRIDMSEFMEKHSVARLIGAPPGYVGYDEGGFLTEAVRRRPYAVLLFDEIEKAHPDVFNILLQILDDGRLTDGHGRTVDFKNTIAIMTSNIGGQWLQDASLTREEQERLTLEALRATFKPEFLNRLDDIITFRALSMEDISSIVEIQVRLLRERLQTRRMDLELTENARRHIAEAGFDPAYGARPLKRALQKIVEDPLATKILEGAFSEGDTIIGDVDQSGRVVFTAT; encoded by the coding sequence GTGAGATTTGACAAGTTTACATTGAAACTTCAGGAAGCGTTCCAACAGGCCCAGTCCCTGGCGGCAACGGAGGGGCACCAGGGCATCGAGGTGGAGCATATCGTGTTGGCGCTCATGGAACAGCCTGAAGGTATCGTTCCGGAAATACTTAAAAAAATAGGATCCGACCTGAAAAGAGTCGAAAGCGAACTCCGGAAGGCGCTGAAAGCTATGCCCTCTGTTTCGGGGCAGGCGGCGGGTCAGCGATATATAACACCGAGGCTCAACGGCGTCATGGACAGGGCCTTCGCCGAAGCGGAGCGCCTCCAGGACGAGTACGTGAGTGTCGAGCATGTTCTCATGGCCGTCGTTGACGGCGACAGTGGCCCGGCGGCACAGATACTCAAGGGTCAGGGCGTCACGAAGGACGCGCTCCTGAAGATGCTTGTGGACATCAGGGGCGGACAGCGTATCACGGACCAGAATCCGGAAGACAAGTACCAGGCACTGAAACGCTTTGCCCGCGATTTCAACGACGCGGCCCGAAAGGGTAAATTTGACCCCGTTATCGGTCGGGATGATGAAATCCGGCGCGTAATGCAGGTACTGTCACGGAGAACAAAGAACAACCCCGTCCTGATCGGAGAACCGGGCGTGGGAAAGACAGCCATCGTCGAAGGGCTCGCCCAGCGCATTGTCAACGGGGATGTTCCCGAGAGCCTGAAGGACAAGCAGGTTGTCGGCCTCGACATGGGGGCCCTCGTGGCCGGCGCGAAATACCGTGGTGAATTCGAGGACCGCCTGAAGGCGGTTCTGAAGGAAGTGACCGAGGCGGACGGCCGGATCATACTATTCATTGACGAGTTGCACACCGTGGTCGGCGCGGGCGCGGCGGAAGGCGCCGTGGATGCCTCGAACATGCTCAAGCCGGCCCTGGCCAGGGGAGAACTCCGCTGCGTGGGCGCCACAACCCTGAACGAATACCGCAAATACATCGAGAAGGACGCCGCCCTGGAACGCCGGTTTCAGCCGATACTGGTACAGGAACCCTCCGTAGAGGACACCATAGCGATTCTGAGGGGCCTCAAGGAGCGCTATGAAGTTCACCACGGCGTCAGGATCATGGATTCAGCCATTGTCGCGGCGGCAACCCTGTCGGATCGGTATATAAGCGACCGTTTTCTTCCCGACAAAGCGGTCGATCTGATCGATGAATCCGCCTCGCGGTTGAGGATTGAACTCGACAGCCTGCCTGCTGAAATCGATGCTATAGAACGAAAGATCATGCAGTTGGAAATTGAGCGGGAATCCCTGAAAAAGGAATCCGACACGGCATCGAAGGAACGCCTGTCGAAACTTGAAAAGGAAATTGAAGACCTCAAAAAATCAAGGGATGGCATGAAGGAATCCTGGTTGCGGGAAAAGGAGGCGATCAAAGCCATACAGACGATCAAGGAACAGCAGGAGGAACTCAAAACAGAAGAGCAGAATGCCCAGCGTGAAGGAAACCTCGCCAGGGCGGCGGAAATCCGCTACGGCACGCTGGTTCAGCTCAACACCGAACTTGAAGCCCGGTTGAAGGAGCTCGGGGAGCTCCAGGCTGAGGGAAAAACGCTGAAAGAAGAGGTCGATGCCGATGACGTGGCGGAGGTTGTGGCGAAATGGACGGGTATTCCCGTGAACCGCATGATGGAAAGCGACATCCAGAAACTTCTGCATATGGAAGAGCGGCTCAGCCTCAGGGTCGTGGGTCAGGACGAAGCCATCAGCGTTGTGTCGAGGGCACTGCGCCGGGCCCACTCGGGGCTCCAGGATCCCAACCGGCCCATTGGATCATTCATCTTCATGGGTCCCACCGGCGTGGGCAAGACGGAGCTTTCCAAAGCTCTCGCGGAGTTCATGTTCGACGACGAGCATGCCATGATCAGGATCGACATGTCCGAATTCATGGAAAAACATTCCGTGGCGCGTCTTATCGGCGCCCCCCCGGGATACGTGGGATATGATGAAGGGGGCTTCCTTACGGAGGCCGTCAGGAGACGGCCCTACGCGGTGCTGCTCTTCGACGAGATTGAAAAAGCCCATCCCGACGTGTTCAATATTCTGTTACAGATACTCGACGACGGGCGTCTGACCGACGGGCACGGCCGCACGGTGGACTTCAAGAACACCATCGCCATCATGACATCCAACATCGGCGGGCAGTGGCTTCAGGACGCGTCCCTGACCAGGGAGGAACAGGAACGGCTTACCCTCGAAGCGCTTCGTGCCACCTTCAAGCCCGAATTTCTCAACCGGCTGGACGATATTATCACCTTCAGAGCCCTTAGCATGGAGGACATCAGCTCGATAGTCGAAATTCAGGTGAGGCTCTTGAGGGAGCGGCTCCAGACCCGTCGGATGGATCTCGAACTTACGGAAAACGCCCGGCGGCACATTGCCGAAGCGGGTTTCGACCCGGCCTACGGTGCCCGGCCCCTGAAGCGTGCGCTTCAGAAAATAGTGGAGGATCCCCTGGCGACAAAAATACTGGAAGGTGCTTTTTCAGAGGGGGACACGATCATCGGCGACGTGGATCAGTCGGGAAGAGTAGTGTTTACCGCCACTTGA
- the dnaB gene encoding replicative DNA helicase — MSVKKDVDYSLHKIPPQNLDAEQSVLGGMLLDNHAINAVVEVLDAGDFYSEAHRRIYTAILELFERNEPSDLVTLSNILRDKKEIDRVGGEVYLVNLVDRVPSAANIVHYAKIVKEKSVLRGLIGVATEILSKSYNPGADVDSVLDQAEHAVFDISEHKIKPSFHPIKGIIRDSFKTIETLYEKKALITGVSTGYGKIDELTAGLQKSDLIIIAARPSMGKTAFALNIAQHAAIEQNIPVAVFSLEMSKEQLAFRMLASEARVDAQRLRKGFLGEMDWPKLTTAAGRLSEAPIYIDDTPAISALEMKAKSRRLKAEAGLGLIILDYLQLMRGRDQNMPREQEISDISRSLKALAKELNVPLIALSQLNRQVESRSDRRPYLADLRESGAIEQDADVIMFIYRDEVYNKSEDNPERGFAEIDVGKQRNGPVGKVKLTFLKEYTRFENPAWVRDEY, encoded by the coding sequence ATGTCTGTGAAAAAAGACGTCGATTACTCACTCCACAAAATTCCGCCCCAGAATCTGGACGCTGAACAGTCCGTGCTGGGGGGAATGCTGCTGGATAACCACGCAATCAATGCGGTGGTCGAGGTTCTCGATGCCGGTGATTTTTACAGCGAGGCCCATCGCAGGATTTATACCGCAATCCTCGAACTGTTCGAGCGCAACGAGCCTTCCGACCTGGTGACGCTCAGCAACATACTGCGGGACAAAAAAGAAATCGACCGCGTCGGCGGCGAAGTCTACCTGGTAAACCTCGTCGACCGGGTTCCCTCGGCGGCGAACATTGTCCATTACGCCAAAATAGTCAAAGAAAAGTCAGTGCTTCGAGGTCTTATCGGGGTGGCCACAGAAATTCTTTCCAAGAGCTACAATCCCGGTGCCGACGTGGACAGCGTTCTTGACCAGGCTGAGCACGCCGTCTTCGATATATCGGAACACAAGATAAAACCTTCCTTCCATCCCATCAAAGGAATCATCAGGGACAGTTTCAAGACGATTGAAACGCTGTATGAGAAAAAGGCCCTCATAACCGGGGTATCCACGGGATACGGCAAAATCGATGAACTGACCGCGGGTCTTCAGAAATCGGATCTCATCATTATTGCCGCCCGTCCCAGTATGGGGAAAACGGCCTTTGCCCTCAATATAGCCCAGCATGCGGCGATCGAGCAGAACATACCTGTGGCGGTTTTTTCCCTTGAAATGTCCAAAGAGCAGCTCGCGTTCCGGATGCTTGCCTCAGAGGCCCGGGTGGACGCGCAACGCCTCCGGAAAGGGTTTCTGGGAGAGATGGACTGGCCCAAGCTTACCACCGCGGCGGGGAGACTGTCCGAGGCACCCATCTATATCGATGATACCCCGGCTATATCCGCCCTGGAAATGAAGGCCAAATCGCGTCGTCTCAAGGCCGAGGCAGGTCTGGGTCTGATTATCCTCGATTACCTGCAGCTCATGAGGGGGCGGGACCAAAATATGCCCCGGGAACAGGAGATATCCGACATCAGCCGTTCGCTCAAGGCTCTTGCCAAGGAACTCAACGTTCCTCTCATCGCGCTGTCACAGCTCAACCGGCAGGTGGAATCCCGGTCCGACAGAAGGCCCTATCTGGCGGACCTCCGCGAATCAGGCGCCATAGAACAGGATGCCGACGTGATCATGTTCATTTACCGGGACGAGGTTTACAATAAGTCCGAAGACAACCCCGAACGGGGTTTCGCGGAAATCGACGTGGGGAAGCAGAGGAACGGCCCTGTGGGCAAAGTGAAGCTCACCTTTCTCAAGGAGTACACCCGTTTTGAAAATCCCGCCTGGGTCCGTGACGAGTACTGA
- a CDS encoding diadenylate cyclase → MDEMNTMILDFAAKLEEKIAARAVLVNRDLFSEISVIPEQILPAHMLFVVRQIEGRDEEEPGPGVEGIIAIPDVNVTRISQMKIAIIKGMAEGRFGRGDKLVCLTGIPRLGYIDSIFVIDVDSEFEILASEDISDFFQGVHPEVFDVILNIALELASQGREGRPVGTIFVIGDHEKVLELSRQMIINPFMGYPEEQRNVMDRELRETIKEFSALDGAFVVREDGVLMTAGRHLNVALEDSKEFPKGLGSRHITAAGVTNVTNAIAIVVSETTGTVRIFRKGRIFVDIEKALA, encoded by the coding sequence ATGGATGAAATGAATACGATGATTCTCGATTTTGCGGCGAAGCTGGAAGAGAAAATAGCGGCCAGGGCCGTCCTGGTCAACAGGGATCTCTTTTCTGAAATCAGCGTCATTCCCGAACAGATTCTTCCGGCCCACATGCTTTTCGTAGTCCGGCAAATCGAAGGGCGCGACGAGGAGGAACCGGGACCCGGTGTGGAAGGAATCATTGCCATTCCCGATGTCAATGTCACCCGCATAAGCCAGATGAAAATAGCCATCATAAAAGGCATGGCCGAAGGGCGGTTCGGAAGGGGGGACAAACTGGTATGCCTGACGGGTATTCCCCGGCTGGGATACATAGACAGTATCTTTGTCATAGATGTCGATAGTGAGTTTGAAATCCTGGCGTCGGAGGATATATCCGATTTTTTTCAGGGTGTTCATCCCGAAGTATTCGATGTGATACTCAACATCGCCTTGGAGCTTGCGTCTCAGGGTCGGGAAGGACGACCCGTGGGGACGATATTTGTCATCGGTGACCATGAAAAGGTCCTTGAGCTGTCCCGGCAGATGATTATCAACCCCTTCATGGGATATCCGGAAGAACAGCGAAACGTCATGGACCGGGAACTCCGTGAAACGATAAAGGAGTTTTCAGCCCTGGACGGAGCCTTTGTGGTGCGGGAGGACGGGGTTCTGATGACCGCCGGAAGGCATCTGAACGTTGCCCTGGAGGACAGCAAGGAATTTCCGAAAGGCCTGGGCAGCCGCCACATAACGGCCGCGGGAGTGACAAACGTCACCAACGCCATAGCCATCGTTGTTTCCGAAACAACGGGGACGGTGAGGATATTCAGGAAAGGCAGGATCTTCGTCGATATTGAAAAAGCACTGGCATAA
- the rpsR gene encoding 30S ribosomal protein S18: protein MAHPASRRPARGSRGPRRRFFHKKKVCRFCGDSTLKIDYKVPEALKNFITERGKILPRRISGTCAKHQREVTVAIKRARNLALLPFIVAEA, encoded by the coding sequence ATGGCACATCCCGCATCGAGACGACCGGCAAGGGGTTCCCGCGGACCGAGGAGAAGATTTTTTCACAAGAAAAAAGTATGCAGATTCTGTGGTGATTCAACCCTGAAAATCGACTATAAGGTACCGGAGGCTTTGAAGAATTTTATCACGGAACGAGGCAAGATACTGCCCCGGAGAATATCCGGCACCTGCGCCAAACATCAGCGTGAAGTGACCGTTGCCATCAAGAGAGCACGGAATCTGGCCCTGTTGCCTTTTATCGTGGCGGAAGCATAA
- the rplI gene encoding 50S ribosomal protein L9: MKVILKEDVESLGKAGQVVNVSAGYARNYLIPGNMALEANTRNIKVLEREKASIEARVDKEHRQAEETAQRLQSLSVTIERKIGDQGKLFGSVTSRDIEEAFAAQGISLDRKSIVLEEPIKEAGEFEVKVKLYPKVVGNLNVRVVGES; encoded by the coding sequence ATGAAGGTTATTCTGAAAGAAGATGTTGAATCCCTGGGGAAAGCAGGGCAGGTCGTGAACGTGTCCGCGGGCTACGCGAGGAATTACCTGATACCCGGGAACATGGCCCTCGAGGCGAACACCAGGAACATCAAAGTCCTGGAACGTGAAAAAGCCTCGATCGAGGCACGGGTTGACAAGGAGCACCGACAGGCGGAAGAGACGGCGCAACGACTGCAGTCCCTGTCCGTGACCATCGAACGCAAAATCGGAGACCAGGGCAAGCTTTTCGGCTCCGTGACTTCCCGGGATATCGAAGAAGCCTTCGCGGCGCAAGGTATTTCCCTGGACCGGAAGAGTATTGTTCTTGAAGAACCCATCAAGGAAGCAGGCGAATTCGAAGTCAAAGTTAAACTCTACCCGAAGGTGGTGGGAAACCTGAACGTGCGGGTCGTCGGGGAGTCCTGA
- a CDS encoding RNA polymerase factor sigma-32, producing the protein MNLPAVTDTLDHYMMEIQKFQILDPEEEFNLAVRFRKYGDMEAAERLVTSNLRFVVKIAHEYKNYRVRLLDLIQEGNIGLMHAVKKFDPYKGYRLISYAVWWIRAYMQNYIIKSWSLVKIGTTQAQRKLFFKLNQVKRNLERLSRENPDFREAAELLNVKESEVAEMDLRLSNRDVSLDASLDGDGESLFIDQLMDTGSSQEDLLIRKEERALVKKNIAGALANLNERESYIIRNRIMVDEPKTLQEIGDTFNITRERARQIEKEALKKMRLALPYFGGDDGVESRS; encoded by the coding sequence ATGAATCTTCCGGCTGTTACAGATACGCTGGATCACTACATGATGGAAATACAGAAATTCCAGATTCTCGATCCCGAAGAGGAGTTCAATCTGGCCGTCCGCTTCAGGAAGTACGGCGACATGGAGGCAGCGGAGCGCCTGGTTACGTCGAATCTTCGCTTCGTCGTGAAAATCGCCCACGAATACAAAAATTACCGCGTCAGGCTGCTCGATCTCATCCAGGAGGGCAATATCGGCCTCATGCACGCCGTAAAGAAATTCGATCCCTACAAGGGGTACCGCCTTATTTCTTACGCTGTCTGGTGGATTCGGGCCTACATGCAGAACTATATCATCAAGAGTTGGAGCCTCGTCAAGATAGGAACCACCCAGGCCCAGAGAAAGCTTTTTTTCAAACTGAACCAGGTCAAAAGGAACCTGGAACGCCTCTCCCGGGAAAACCCGGATTTTCGTGAAGCCGCCGAGTTGCTTAACGTCAAGGAGTCTGAAGTGGCTGAAATGGACCTGCGCCTGTCGAATCGGGACGTGTCTCTCGACGCCTCGCTGGACGGCGATGGTGAGTCTCTTTTCATCGACCAGCTCATGGACACGGGAAGCAGTCAGGAGGATCTGCTCATCAGGAAAGAGGAACGGGCCCTGGTCAAAAAAAACATCGCCGGCGCGCTCGCGAATCTGAACGAACGGGAGAGCTACATCATACGGAACCGCATCATGGTGGATGAGCCGAAGACGCTTCAGGAAATCGGCGACACCTTCAATATCACGAGAGAACGGGCCCGCCAGATTGAAAAAGAGGCCCTCAAAAAAATGAGGCTCGCCCTGCCGTACTTCGGTGGTGATGATGGCGTGGAATCCCGGTCTTGA
- the rpsF gene encoding 30S ribosomal protein S6, whose protein sequence is MKRYEVVYIAFHDMSADEIDEQLERYLAIVAEYKGVVVSVDRWGKRRLAYPIQKRREGYYVLIDFVGDSGIIPEMERRLRIDDKILRFISVKKQDRVDLEEIERERAAIREAEAAREIPASETVPESGEPDQEDGGLSPETESEPVPGSTEAASEENVETEED, encoded by the coding sequence GTGAAACGGTATGAAGTAGTCTACATCGCTTTCCACGACATGTCGGCCGATGAGATCGACGAACAGCTGGAACGGTACCTGGCAATCGTTGCCGAATACAAGGGAGTCGTCGTCAGCGTTGACAGGTGGGGGAAGCGCAGACTCGCCTATCCAATCCAGAAGCGCCGTGAAGGGTATTATGTTCTGATCGACTTCGTCGGTGACAGTGGCATTATTCCCGAGATGGAGCGCCGGTTGCGGATTGATGACAAGATTCTGCGGTTTATCTCTGTAAAAAAGCAAGACAGGGTTGATCTCGAGGAAATTGAACGGGAACGGGCCGCAATCCGTGAAGCGGAAGCTGCCCGGGAGATTCCTGCCTCTGAGACTGTTCCGGAGTCCGGGGAGCCGGATCAGGAGGATGGTGGGCTTTCGCCGGAGACGGAAAGCGAGCCGGTGCCGGGATCGACGGAAGCAGCCAGTGAAGAAAACGTCGAAACGGAGGAGGATTAA
- a CDS encoding DUF1844 domain-containing protein, which produces MSENDEEKGFVIRDRRIFSDERAKERDEQARKEDPGEQASKETPEEEKRGDGPSGEDGGPPPVGEQPGSAQGARELPKIDFSGFIFSLYASAAFQFGDMADPATGKQEKNLPAVKQMIELIAMLKEKTEGNLTEDEKRTIETLLYELRMRYVKES; this is translated from the coding sequence ATGTCTGAGAATGATGAAGAAAAGGGGTTTGTGATCAGGGATAGACGGATATTCAGCGACGAGCGCGCGAAAGAACGGGATGAACAGGCCCGGAAAGAAGATCCGGGAGAGCAGGCTTCGAAAGAGACTCCTGAAGAGGAGAAACGGGGAGACGGGCCTTCCGGAGAAGACGGGGGGCCTCCTCCCGTCGGGGAACAGCCCGGGTCGGCACAGGGTGCCCGGGAGCTGCCGAAGATCGATTTTTCGGGCTTCATTTTCTCACTCTACGCCTCAGCGGCCTTTCAATTCGGTGATATGGCCGACCCGGCCACGGGTAAACAGGAGAAAAATCTCCCCGCTGTGAAACAGATGATCGAACTTATTGCGATGCTCAAGGAAAAAACCGAAGGTAACCTCACGGAAGACGAGAAACGAACGATCGAAACGCTGCTTTACGAGCTCAGAATGCGGTACGTGAAGGAATCGTGA
- a CDS encoding YybS family protein, with the protein MVITEFVFAVAVTLALFVILASIPVLAQIGTVVTPLPVLYFYCRMGRFRGLLYYVLTLFLVFWFLTSFEAPVATSYYFILSSLGLILSEVLRLDLSIEKTVLITSAGLLILVVAVLSWHGVSSGRGLSFLVEENVARIVRENIELYAGTGAPAAHVEMIRSKEARITAVLLGVIPSLVITGCAVVSWVSLLAGSILFRKRNMWYPDFGDLTRWKLPDGIVWVAVITFAVALIPWKATLLIGMNGLIIMLFLFMLQGFAVISCFFKVKQVPLFIRIALYLMILIQPLLFLPVAVLGIIDMWADFRKPAFSSPDFPEDT; encoded by the coding sequence GTGGTTATCACCGAATTCGTATTCGCCGTTGCCGTAACGCTTGCCCTTTTTGTAATCCTGGCATCCATACCGGTACTGGCACAGATTGGAACCGTGGTCACGCCCCTGCCGGTACTCTATTTTTATTGCCGGATGGGCCGGTTCAGGGGCTTGTTGTACTACGTCCTGACACTGTTCCTTGTTTTCTGGTTTCTCACGTCTTTCGAAGCCCCCGTCGCGACGAGTTATTATTTTATCCTCAGCTCGCTGGGACTGATTCTCTCTGAAGTGCTCAGACTGGATCTCTCAATAGAAAAAACCGTCCTCATTACCTCGGCCGGTCTGCTGATCCTGGTCGTGGCGGTTCTATCCTGGCATGGTGTCAGCAGCGGCCGCGGTCTGTCTTTCCTCGTTGAAGAGAACGTGGCCCGCATCGTCCGTGAGAACATAGAATTGTACGCGGGAACAGGCGCCCCGGCGGCCCACGTTGAAATGATCAGGAGCAAGGAAGCCCGGATTACTGCCGTCCTGCTGGGCGTCATCCCCTCCCTGGTGATCACGGGATGTGCCGTTGTTTCCTGGGTCAGCCTGTTGGCGGGATCGATCCTTTTCCGTAAGAGGAATATGTGGTATCCCGATTTCGGCGACCTTACCCGGTGGAAGCTGCCGGACGGTATAGTCTGGGTCGCGGTGATTACCTTTGCCGTTGCTCTGATTCCCTGGAAGGCAACGCTGCTCATCGGTATGAACGGTCTGATAATCATGCTTTTTTTGTTTATGCTCCAGGGGTTTGCTGTTATTTCCTGTTTTTTTAAGGTGAAACAGGTGCCGCTTTTCATTAGAATCGCCCTGTACCTTATGATACTGATTCAGCCGCTGTTGTTCCTTCCGGTGGCGGTGCTGGGCATTATAGATATGTGGGCGGATTTTCGTAAACCGGCTTTTTCGTCACCGGATTTCCCTGAAGACACCTGA